A stretch of DNA from Melopsittacus undulatus isolate bMelUnd1 chromosome 23, bMelUnd1.mat.Z, whole genome shotgun sequence:
TCCTGAGCCAACGCTTGAGGCAGAAGCAGCCTCCCACTGCTCTAAGCTGAGCAGAAACCAGGCCAAGCAATGGGCTGGGCCAACAGCAGGCTTGAGCTGGACCAGCTCCATGGCTGATTCAGATGCCCCATTCTTGCCACCACCTGCAAAGCTCTTTGGCTCTGCTTTGCACCACGCGagtgggaggtgctgcagctcctcctcaAAGCCCTTCTTCCAGCCCTGCTTTGAAGGCTGACGTCAATGGAGCACtcacccatccctgctcctggggGTCATGCAGGAGGCTGTATCCTAAAGGACAGGAGCTGCACCCTGCTGGGCCTTCTGGGAAAGGGTGGAAGGGAAGGAGATTTGCTGGGAATTCTCTTACTACACCCGTTACTGGAAAACATCTGCCTGGAGAGAACAGCAGCCAGAGGAGCTGCACCAGAGCAGGATGGGTGAAATGCAGGGGTGCAAAGCTAAAGGAACCCTTGGGAAGGATGCCACGGCATTCTGGGAGCATTCCCTGCGGGCTTCAGGCCActgcctcatagagcccttgGATTTCAGCACAGCAGGCACCAtatccagccccaggcagctTTCCCCCCCCACTTGCAAACAGGACTTTGCCCCCTTTATATTTAGCAAATGCACAGGAGGGATTTCTGGTTGTCCCAAAGGCAGGGCCAAAACTGGGCCTGCGGGAAAGGGACCTCCTTGTTTAGTGCTTTCACCTTCTTTTTTGGCCAGGTTTTCAGCATTCACAAGGGGACTAAGGAAAGCCAAAGGAATATTACAGAGAAGAAGGGGGAAACCAAAAGGAAGCTCTTTGCCTGCAAATCCAGCTTTTCCCTTGCTCCTTAATGGAAGCTGAAGGAGTCAGCAAGAACCTGAACTCCTGgtgatggagcagagcagggtcaGCAACGCCTCTGTCCCATGGATTGCTCACATCCCATCAactgctcctgcttcccagctaCACCTTGGCCTCATTCCAGGTCTCCAGGTCAGCTCCTAGACCTGTTCCCAATGCCCAGGACCAGCAGGACACCCACAGCTCCTACCGCACCCTCACTTCCTCCCCAGCGCCTCACCCTCTGCATGCATAAGGCGCAAAGTATTCCCTGTGCAGAGTCCAAGTTTGCAGAAGGCTGGGGAATGAGGGTGGGGAAGGGATTACACCAGGGCTTTAGGGAGGGAAGGAGCCCTCTGCAGCCTCGGCTTGCTGCACACGGAATTCACATGGAAACGTGCTGTTCCTAATGGAAAAGAGGGGGTTCAGCAGCTCCCTCTTGCTCCCTGTACAGAACAAAGTGCTGCTCCGCTCTGTTGCTGCCCTGCACAGGAAGGGAAACCTCTTGCCTTACAAGGTCTGATGAGCTCCCCAGGCACCAGCCCCAATTCCCTATGGAACTACCGCACCTTTTCTAAGCCTCCTCTGAGCCCAGCTTCTCCTTGCTCAAGGCAGAAGACAAAGGCATCAAGAGGAAGGGGATCTCCCACTATAAGGTGGGTTGCATATTGGCCAGCACCCCTCATCCTCCGACGTGAAGCCCCATCAGGTTAAGATGCCATAGGGTGAGCCTGATACTGCTCAGGAGTGAAGGAGGAACAACCCAACTTCCCTCCACTGCAGTGTCCAAACCACATGCAGTAACGCAACCCAGGCAGTAACCACCTCCCAGCTGCACCCAGGAGATGGAGAGATCGGGAAGCAtcaaagggaaagcaggaagaggcagaaaaCTCCACTTTGGAGGCTCACAAGTTGCAACAAGCCCCTGCGAGGCAGCGAGCCCCGGAGCAGGGGACACATCAAGCAGCCCCACAACTCCCCCCTTCGCAGTGCTGAGCCCCATTGTGCCAAGGGGGAGCGTGCAAGGGAGGACTCTTTGTTTGCAGCCatgaggtttccctgcccaaaGGAGCAAATCCTGGGCTTATCAGGAAGGATGTGCAAGCAAAGGGCTGGGACCGTGTGCCTGGAGTGGGGTGCTTTGATTTACTTTGGGCTGgttcttcccttctgctggAAGGACCTGAGGCTTTCCTTAAGGAACTCCTGGAGCAATGGGCTGTTGAGAGCACAATGcacatcccagctgctgctgttaacATAGGAAGGccatggagctggtggagcaaggccagaggaagccatgaggatgagcagggcctggagcagctcccacatggagccaggctgagaacactggggctgcaggagagaagctgagtgcagagctcagagcagcttccagggtctgaagggggctccaaggatgctggagagggacctgcagcagggataggacaagatGGGTTCAGGCTGgaagaggggaagttcaggttggagctAAGGAAGTTGtgccctgggagggtgctgaggggctggcacagggtgcccagagaagctgtggttgccctggcagtgctcaaggccaggttggagcaaGGTGCTCTAATgggaagcatccctgcccatggcagggggttggaactggttgatcCCAatctcctttccaacccagcccATTCTGTGATCCTCTTAGACATGCAGAACTGGGCAGGACAAGCACAGCTCTGAATGGAGCTCTATGTCCTGCAGAGTCAGCACCAAGCACTTCCAGTTCCTGCTCCTCTCTCCCtacaggctgcagctgcagacacaCTGATGGGCAGGCAGCACTTCTGGAGCCCCTCTGCTCAGGGGAGCAGCTTGAACTGAGCTCAGAGCTCCCAGGGACACATTTGCCCAGTGCCTGCTCAAACAAAGAAACCTGAACAGAGTTCAATGCTTCATTCCATAAACAGGAAGGAATTTGGCTGCAACTCCCTCATTCCTTCCCCACCACCTTGTAGCAGCTGCCCCAAacccagctccatcctctgGACAAAGGATGCACCAAGTGCTCCTTGCGCACAGCTCCTGATTCCATGCTACCCCTCTATGAAGGAAGCAGACTGGAGCTGAGTGTGTTAAGAGCTGCTTCCATGCCCAAAGTGCCAGCACTTGCAGCACTCAGGTATTACTGAGTCCCATCAGTAACAGCTCATCTCTACTAACCTGAGGAACACCCATGCAGGAGACTTAGGAGCTCACCCTCTCCTGTCATGTTCCAGCTCACACAGAGCCCTGCAACTTGAGTTCAACAGCACCAAAGCAAGCATCCCCCACCAGGGAAagcatcccatcccttcccaatGCTCCCCCCCGTTGTCCTGAGCACATCCACCCCAGCAAGCCCAGGCTGGAGGCCCAAAGACCCCCAATGTGGACTTACTCAGGATGATGGTGACCGTCTTGACCAGGCTGATCATGGTCTCCTTGTAGCGCGGGTGGAAGCTCGTGTGCTTGGACATCCGCGTCATCTTCCTTTTGACGTAGATGAAGATGTGCGTGTACACCACCACCATGATCAGGAAGATGACCAGGTTGGAGATGGCCCAGAAGGTCAGGTAGCTCCTGCTGTAGAGCGGTGCCATGCTGGAGCACTTCTCCAACGCACAGAGGCAGTGCCAGCCATAGGACGGGATGAGCCCCAGGAGCAGCGCTGTGACCCAGATACAGAAGATGAGGATCATCACCCTCTGGTTGGACATCTTGCTGTGGAGCTGCATGGTGAACACAGTCTGGTGCCTCTCGACAGCGATGGCCAGCAGGTTCACCACGGAGGCCGTCAAACTGGTGTCCAGCAGGCTCTGACGGATGAACCAGGTCTGCAGGGAGAGCTCAGCTGTCCTGGGCCCCGTGTGGAACATGAGGAACATGTAAGCGATGCCAGCAAAGAGGTCTGCAGCAGCCAAGTTGCCCAGCAGGTAGTAGATGGGGTAGTGGAAGCGGCGGTTGATGATGATGGCCGTGATGACCAGCAGGTTGGTGAGGAGCACGATGACGCTCACCGTCAGGCCGAGGGCAACCACCAGGACATCCTTGGTCCTCCAGTACGTGGTCAGCTCTTTGCGGCTGTTGTTGTAGAAGAACCCCACAGTCTCATTGTAGAAGCACTGCTTCATTGCTGCTGGCCTAGGGAGGGACAAGAGTAGCATGAGCTGCTGGGgcctgcaagcacacacagatgCTGAGTGCGCTTCCCAACACAGGCAGCACTCGCTGGTCCTTCCCAAAAGTACTTCGCAAACTTTGGAGAAGTCAGCCCACACAACCATGGAGCTGGAGCATCAGGGAGCCCTGCAGCACTTGTGGACcccacagccatggggcagcactGTGAAAAGCTCCAGCACCACAAACAATCCCATGGGATGAGCAGCAACTGGATCactcccccccacacccccccagCAGATGTTCCTGCTCCTTTCCTAACCCAGAGCCTGGAAATCTCAAGtcagggctggctgcaggcCCCACTGGGAAGGGCAGACCCAGTTTGGAGCCTCCTTCCTCGCAGCACCGAGGTGCTGAGTGATGAATGACACACTTTTTCCTTAgcctgctgtgtcctgcagaTGAAGTCACTGGTTCTCCCTGTCCTCTCATGAGCTCAACCATCACCCTCATCTTAGGGAAAGCTTAAGGCAGACCACGCCGTCCTCTTACACAGGGAGGACCCCATCCGTGTTCATTCCCTGCTCCTCCACTCTCCAGGCAGCAGTTCCCCACTGCTGTTTCCTGGGATGCTTCAGCatcatgctctggggatgcagcccaggacatggacTGCAAGGATActgatgggaaggaaaggaaaaggacacaggggaggaatGGAGCTGCCCCAGGGGATGGAGCTGTGAACTAGTACCGCATAACAAGTCCATCTTTCCCCTCTTTTCAGGTCATGGGATGTTGAGGAATCGTGTGGTCCAAAGGCAATGCAGGGGGTGGGAGCATCCCAGTGGCTTCCTCAGACACACCACGTGATGACTTGGCTGGGACAGGGGAAAACAATGGGAGAACAAGGAAGGGAGGAACCCCCAGGATCAGGACACTGAATCACAGGCAGGTCAATGCAACCTTCTTAGGGTGTATCCAAGACTTGACCTTTCTTATGCAAAACCGCTTCCTCCAAGCCTTGGTGAAAGCTTGACACCCTCATCAAAAAGGGAAGTGCCACTGATGGCAGAAAACCACTTCAACATCACACATatgggaagaagagagggaggagagaacCTCAAGTGGCACCAGTCATAGAAGCTGACCTGGTACAGGGAGGATCCCAATGGAACAGCACCGGCCCATACACAGCATAGCACAAAACACGATGCTTTCCATTTCCAGCACCATTGAAATACTACAGTGCCCATGGCTCCAGGTGTTGTCCTCAGTCGTGTTCGAGCTGACACCAAGCCAGATTGAATCCAGTTAAAACAAGCTTGAAACGAAGCTCTGGAGACCAAGCTTCTTCTCATGCAAGCATTAAAGGCTCCCCAGCTATGACAGACCCCATGGCAAACTGTGAGCCTTTCTGACAGCATCAGACACTGCTTGTTCAATGCTGTGTTtactggggagggggggggattAGAGCTGTGTTAAGCCACAAAGGGGCCATGTCCTGCCTTTGCAGCACTCCAGTGTAGAGAAGCAGCCCCTCAGCACTCAGATGTTGCCATGAGGCTTAAAGGCTGCTTTGGGCAACCCCACTTGGAGGCCAGGGAATAGCTTGAGGGTTGCAATTCCCCCTGCGGTGTGGGTTACAAAGCGGGTCGGGGCAATCGGATGAGTCCAGGAAGGGCTGACAGGTCCCTAACGCCTGCGATGGGTTCGAGGAGCTCCTGGGCCACTTCACTGCTACCCTGCCATTAGCAAACTGCCCTGAGAGCTCGATGATGCCACACAGAGACGCTGAGCAGGGGAAGAGGCGCAGCCTGCCCACAGCAGTGAGTACAGAGTCAGGCTGGTGCCATGATGCACAAAGGAGCTGGAGGAATCCATTGTTCAGGGTCCCAGCAGCCCCTTTCTTCCCTTGGCCTTGTGCTCCTCAGCAGCATCGTTCCCTCGGTAAAACCCGACTCCGGCTCCAAGCTGCAGCGACCCCGCAGCCCCTTCCCCTTGCGAGCAATGCGCAATCACAGCCTCTCCTCTCCTCGCACTTCCTCAAACTCCAGCCTCAAGCCCTTCGCATCCCACCGAGCTtgcagcaggagccagcacaCAAAAGGAGAGCGGCTTCTCCCCTCGCCAGCCTTATCCGGATGCGAACACCTCGGCTCCCTTCTCCCTGCCGGCTCCTCGGGCACTGAAAGGGGAGGTTTCAGCCTCCTCTCCCCGTCCCCCTTTGCCTCCTGCTTGCGGGAGCCGCAAACTCCCGGCAGCTCCGGGATTGCTGGGAACGCATCCATCCCCCCTGGTAACAAACGGGGATGTTTGATTGAATGCGGAGCTGCCACTACCAACCCCCATCCCTGTTGATCAAGGCAGAACAATGGATCCATCAAGAGACCCGAAGCCGACCTGGCTCACCCCGCACGCCGATGGACGCGGCCCAGCCTTCGACCCGGGTTGGAGCCGGGGATAACTTTTTACCCCTGGTTCTTACCTGAAAGCGCAAGCAACCGCATCCAAAGCCGGCGTTTAGCGTTGCTCTCCCCAGCCCAGCAAGCCAGGGCAGCTCTCCAACAAGGagatccccatccctggaaggcAGAGCCGCTTCCCAAGCGATGGATACGAGGAGAAAAGCCTTGCAGGAAAAGTTTCGGCCGCGTTTACAGCCCCATCACAGCGCTCCTGGGAGGCAAGTTGGCAAAGGGCTCGCCTCAACCCGTCCCTTCCTTGGGTCCTCCCCTAGGCGGGTCCTTCCAGGAGCTGTAACCCGAATCCCTGCCGCCTCCATGGGGGCTGGAGCCGCTTTCCCAACCCCTCCAGTTCTCGCTGGCCCGGGTTAGCTCCGCTCTGCCCAGCATCCCCCTCCTCGGGCCCTGCCAACGCGGGGCTGCTGCGTGGGAACTGCACCCGCTGGTCCCCAGCCTCCCGTCGCAGCGGTTCAGGCCGTGGGGAGGGTTCAATCCTGcgctcctgctgctccagagccTTGGTGCCACCAGCAATGGGAATGAGCAGCTCTAGTCCTGCGATGGAGGAGTCTTAGCACTAGAAGGCTGCTTTCATAGCGCACCCCCATCTCAAGGGCTGTCAGGTCCAAGGGCTCCCCATATCCAAGCTGTGAGATGcgagggaaactgaggcatggacTGAGAAGGGTTTTCCTGGGATAACGTGGTAGAAGTGCATGAAGGAGGCCTCACGTCAGAGCAGGTCCTTGATGCATCCGAGGTGATCTTACCTGCTAAGCACCATACATCAACCAACAGCACACGTAGTGCTCCGAGCCATTGCTGGAGAAAGGATGAAGGAAAAAGCCCCACCGGGTTTGCAGCACCCATATAAATCAAAGTCATTCTGATTTATACCTTTGGCTCTTGCAGAGGCCCCGGCACTTGCCATTTGACTCCTGTTTCCTACTCtcccaccctcctcctcccatccATCTGCTCCCCATGGAACAATGTTATCACCCAGCACAATCCTAATCTGCTGCCAGGCAGACACACAGAGTTTGGCAGGGCCAGATCCTGTTCTGTGAGGCAAGCAGGAGATTGCCCAAGAGCCCAGCACAAAGGGGAAAGAGATAGGGCCAGGGATCCAAGGACACATTcacagagcagggcaggcagtaaaggaaagcagagcagcagtgacatTGACACGGGGCAgatccttccccttcccacatCATCCTTTTGGATGTACAATGAGTTGAAGACCAAAGAGACCCACATCCAAGCTGCAGTAAatctgtgtgtccccccccctcCTATTTCCCCAAAACCCATTAAATTCACCTTATGATACACATGAGTTCGGGCCCAGCACACCCTTTGCAGGGTGCTACCTGCAGACCCAAAACCATTGCTCCCAAACCCTTCACATCAGCTTTTGCAGCCACGTCATGGAATgctttgagttggaaaggaccttaaggtcatccagttccaaccccctgctatgggcagggatgcttcccATTAGAGCACCTTgctccaatctggccttgagcactgccagggatggggcaaccacagcttctctgggcaccctgtgccagtgcctcagcaccctcccagggcaCAACTTCCTTagctccaacctgaacttcccctcttccagcctgaacccatcaccccttgtcctatccctgctgcaggtccctctccagcatccttggagcccccttcagacccTGGAAGCTGCCCTGAGATCCACACTCAGcttctctcctccagccccaatgttcccagcctggctccatgtgggagctgctccaggccctgctcatcctcatggCTTCCTCTGGCCTTGCTTCCACCAGCT
This window harbors:
- the LPAR2 gene encoding lysophosphatidic acid receptor 2, with the translated sequence MKQCFYNETVGFFYNNSRKELTTYWRTKDVLVVALGLTVSVIVLLTNLLVITAIIINRRFHYPIYYLLGNLAAADLFAGIAYMFLMFHTGPRTAELSLQTWFIRQSLLDTSLTASVVNLLAIAVERHQTVFTMQLHSKMSNQRVMILIFCIWVTALLLGLIPSYGWHCLCALEKCSSMAPLYSRSYLTFWAISNLVIFLIMVVVYTHIFIYVKRKMTRMSKHTSFHPRYKETMISLVKTVTIILSAFVICWTPGQVVLLLDGLGCKSCNVLAVEKYVLLLAEINSLINAIVYSYRDSEMRSTFRRILCFACYRNSKYTPTVVKLNTADRRTLSQNGHFTVDSSI